The following coding sequences lie in one Eschrichtius robustus isolate mEscRob2 chromosome 17, mEscRob2.pri, whole genome shotgun sequence genomic window:
- the PDP1 gene encoding pyruvate dehyrogenase phosphatase catalytic subunit 1 isoform X1, whose protein sequence is MCVCPGPRRIGIPVRSSSLPLFSDAMPAPTQLFFPLIRNCELSRIYGTACYCHHKHLCCSPPYIPQSRLRYTPHPTYATFYRPKESWWQYTQGRRYASTPQKFYLTPPQVNSILKANEYSFKVPEFDGKNVSSVLGFDSNQLPANAPIEDRRSAATCLQTRGMLLGVFDGHAGCACSQAVSERLFYYIAVSLLPHETLLEIENAVESGRALLPILQWHKHPNDYFSKEASKLYFNSLRTYWQELIDLNTGESTEIDVKEALINAFKRLDNDISLEAQVGDPNSFLNYLVLRVAFSGATACVAHVDGVDLHVANTGDSRAMLGVQEEDGSWSAVTLSNDHNAQNEREVERLKLEHPKNEAKSVVKQDRLLGLLMPFRAFGDVKFKWSIDLQKRVIESGPDQLNDNEYTKFIPPNYYTPPYLTAEPEVTYHRLRPQDKFLVLATDGLWETMHRQDVVRIVGEYLTGMHHQQPIAVGGYKVTLGQMHGLLTERRAKMSSVFEDQNAATHLIRHAVGNNEFGAVDHERLSKMLSLPEELARMYRDDITIIVVQFNSHVVGAYQNQE, encoded by the exons atgtgtgtgtgtcccGGGCCCAGACGAATTG GAATTCCAGTCAGAAGTTCCAGCCTGCCGCTGTTCTCTGATGCCATGCCAGCACCAACTCAACTGTTTTTCCCTCTGATCCGTAACTGTGAACTGAGCAGAATCTATGGCACTGCGTGTTACTGCCACCACAAACATCTCTGCTGCTCACCCCCTTACATTCCTCAGAGTCGCCTGAGATATACACCCCATCCGACATATGCTACCTTTTATAGGCCAAAGGAGAGCTGGTGGCAGTACACCCAAGGAAGGAGATATGCTTCCACACCACAGAAATTTTACCTTACACCTCCACAAGTCAACAGCATCCTGAAAGCTAATGAATACAGTTTCAAAGTGCCAGAATTTGATGGCAAAAATGTCAGTTCTGTCCTTGGATTTGACAGCAATCAGCTGCCTGCGAATGCACCCATTGAGGACCGGAGAAGTGCAGCAACCTGCTTGCAGACCAGAGGGATGCTTTTGGGGGTTTTCGATGGCCATGCAGGCTGTGCTTGTTCCCAGGCGGTCAGTGAAAGACTCTTTTATTATATTGCTGTCTCTCTGTTACCCCATGAGACTTTGCTAGAGATCGAAAATGCGGTGGAGAGCGGTCGAGCACTGCTCCCCATTCTCCAGTGGCACAAGCATCCCAATGATTATTTCAGTAAGGAGGCATCCAAATTATATTTCAACAGCTTGAGGACTTACTGGCAAGAGCTTATAGACCTTAACACTGGGGAGTCGACTGAAATTGATGTTAAGGAGGCTTTGATTAATGCTTTCAAGAGGCTTGATAATGACATCTCCTTGGAGGCTCAAGTCGGTGATCCCAATTCTTTCCTCAACTACCTGGTGCTTCGAGTGGCATTTTCTGGGGCCACAGCTTGTGTGGCCCATGTGGATGGTGTTGACCTTCATGTGGCCAATACTGGTGATAGCAGAGCCATGCTGGGTGTGCAGGAAGAGGACGGCTCTTGGTCAGCAGTCACTCTGTCTAATGACCACAATGCTCAGAATGAAAGAGAAGTGGAACGCCTGAAATTGGAGCACCCAAAGAATGAGGCCAAGAGTGTGGTGAAACAGGATCGGCTACTTGGCTTACTGATGCCTTTTAGGGCTTTTGGAGACGTAAAGTTCAAATGGAGCATTGACCTTCAAAAGAGAGTGATAGAATCTGGCCCAGACCAGCTGAATGACAACGAATATACCAAGTTTATCCCTCCTAATTATTACACACCTCCTTATCTCACTGCTGAGCCAGAAGTAACTTACCACCGATTAAGGCCACAGGATAAATTTCTGGTATTGGCGACTGATGGATTGTGGGAGACAATGCATAGGCAGGATGTGGTTAGGATTGTGGGTGAGTACCTAACAGGCATGCATCACCAACAGCCGATAGCTGTTGGTGGCTATAAGGTGACTCTGGGACAGATGCATGGCCTTTTAACAGAAAGGAGAGCCAAGATGTCATCGGTATTTGAGGATCAGAATGCAGCAACCCATCTAATTCGCCATGCTGTGGGCAACAACGAGTTTGGGGCTGTTGATCACGAGCGCCTCTCCAAAATGCTTAGTCTTCCTGAAGAGCTTGCTAGGATGTACAGGGATGACATTACAATCATTGTAGTTCAGTTCAATTCTCATGTCGTAGGGGcatatcaaaaccaggaatag
- the PDP1 gene encoding pyruvate dehyrogenase phosphatase catalytic subunit 1 isoform X2, whose translation MPAPTQLFFPLIRNCELSRIYGTACYCHHKHLCCSPPYIPQSRLRYTPHPTYATFYRPKESWWQYTQGRRYASTPQKFYLTPPQVNSILKANEYSFKVPEFDGKNVSSVLGFDSNQLPANAPIEDRRSAATCLQTRGMLLGVFDGHAGCACSQAVSERLFYYIAVSLLPHETLLEIENAVESGRALLPILQWHKHPNDYFSKEASKLYFNSLRTYWQELIDLNTGESTEIDVKEALINAFKRLDNDISLEAQVGDPNSFLNYLVLRVAFSGATACVAHVDGVDLHVANTGDSRAMLGVQEEDGSWSAVTLSNDHNAQNEREVERLKLEHPKNEAKSVVKQDRLLGLLMPFRAFGDVKFKWSIDLQKRVIESGPDQLNDNEYTKFIPPNYYTPPYLTAEPEVTYHRLRPQDKFLVLATDGLWETMHRQDVVRIVGEYLTGMHHQQPIAVGGYKVTLGQMHGLLTERRAKMSSVFEDQNAATHLIRHAVGNNEFGAVDHERLSKMLSLPEELARMYRDDITIIVVQFNSHVVGAYQNQE comes from the coding sequence ATGCCAGCACCAACTCAACTGTTTTTCCCTCTGATCCGTAACTGTGAACTGAGCAGAATCTATGGCACTGCGTGTTACTGCCACCACAAACATCTCTGCTGCTCACCCCCTTACATTCCTCAGAGTCGCCTGAGATATACACCCCATCCGACATATGCTACCTTTTATAGGCCAAAGGAGAGCTGGTGGCAGTACACCCAAGGAAGGAGATATGCTTCCACACCACAGAAATTTTACCTTACACCTCCACAAGTCAACAGCATCCTGAAAGCTAATGAATACAGTTTCAAAGTGCCAGAATTTGATGGCAAAAATGTCAGTTCTGTCCTTGGATTTGACAGCAATCAGCTGCCTGCGAATGCACCCATTGAGGACCGGAGAAGTGCAGCAACCTGCTTGCAGACCAGAGGGATGCTTTTGGGGGTTTTCGATGGCCATGCAGGCTGTGCTTGTTCCCAGGCGGTCAGTGAAAGACTCTTTTATTATATTGCTGTCTCTCTGTTACCCCATGAGACTTTGCTAGAGATCGAAAATGCGGTGGAGAGCGGTCGAGCACTGCTCCCCATTCTCCAGTGGCACAAGCATCCCAATGATTATTTCAGTAAGGAGGCATCCAAATTATATTTCAACAGCTTGAGGACTTACTGGCAAGAGCTTATAGACCTTAACACTGGGGAGTCGACTGAAATTGATGTTAAGGAGGCTTTGATTAATGCTTTCAAGAGGCTTGATAATGACATCTCCTTGGAGGCTCAAGTCGGTGATCCCAATTCTTTCCTCAACTACCTGGTGCTTCGAGTGGCATTTTCTGGGGCCACAGCTTGTGTGGCCCATGTGGATGGTGTTGACCTTCATGTGGCCAATACTGGTGATAGCAGAGCCATGCTGGGTGTGCAGGAAGAGGACGGCTCTTGGTCAGCAGTCACTCTGTCTAATGACCACAATGCTCAGAATGAAAGAGAAGTGGAACGCCTGAAATTGGAGCACCCAAAGAATGAGGCCAAGAGTGTGGTGAAACAGGATCGGCTACTTGGCTTACTGATGCCTTTTAGGGCTTTTGGAGACGTAAAGTTCAAATGGAGCATTGACCTTCAAAAGAGAGTGATAGAATCTGGCCCAGACCAGCTGAATGACAACGAATATACCAAGTTTATCCCTCCTAATTATTACACACCTCCTTATCTCACTGCTGAGCCAGAAGTAACTTACCACCGATTAAGGCCACAGGATAAATTTCTGGTATTGGCGACTGATGGATTGTGGGAGACAATGCATAGGCAGGATGTGGTTAGGATTGTGGGTGAGTACCTAACAGGCATGCATCACCAACAGCCGATAGCTGTTGGTGGCTATAAGGTGACTCTGGGACAGATGCATGGCCTTTTAACAGAAAGGAGAGCCAAGATGTCATCGGTATTTGAGGATCAGAATGCAGCAACCCATCTAATTCGCCATGCTGTGGGCAACAACGAGTTTGGGGCTGTTGATCACGAGCGCCTCTCCAAAATGCTTAGTCTTCCTGAAGAGCTTGCTAGGATGTACAGGGATGACATTACAATCATTGTAGTTCAGTTCAATTCTCATGTCGTAGGGGcatatcaaaaccaggaatag